The Candidatus Methylomirabilis sp. region TCAGTTGCCTCTCGATCTGGCTGCTGGCCTGAGTCAAACCTTCCGCCATGGCATTAAACGCTTCACCCAGCGCCGCGATCTCGTGGGACCCACCGGCTTTCACCCTGGCGCCCAGATCACCTTGTCGGATCTGAGTAGCGGCCTTTTCCAAGGCCACGATGGGACGAGCGAGTTTTTCCCCTATCAAGACGGCGCCCATCAGAGCCACGGCGCCCATTCCCACGAGCAGGATCAGCAGATACAAGCGAAGGTCCGTGATAGCCGCCAAGACGACGCTTGTCGGCACCTTCTCGACAATAACCAGAGAGGGACCTGAGCGGCTCGAACTGAGGGTGAGGGACTGAGAGGTAACGACGTGTTCCTGTATGATTGAACCAGCTGCTGTTCTCTGTCCGCGTCCCGGTACCGGCTGAGCAGTGATGGCCTGCTCTCCCATGACCGTCGCGACAGCGTGTCGAGAGAGGATCTGTGTGGCGAGGGTAGGGAAGTCCCGTTGGATCCGTTCTCCCGTGTTCAGGTCGCGGGGACTACCCCACTGCTTCGCCGGATCGGGGTGCAGGAGGTAGAATCCCTCCTGATCGACAACATACACCTCCTTCCTGGCGGCTTTCGCTTCCTGGTACAATGCCTCGAGGAGAGGGCCTGCCATCAGATTGATGATTACGATCCCGCGCCGATGGCCCGCGTCATCGAAGAGGGGCGTGGCGTAACGGATAACGGGATGGTACGGGACTTCGATCTGACCATCCTCTCGGTTTAAGCCTAGCGGGGAGATGTAGACTTGACCTGGCCCGAGCGTCATCGCCTCGGAAAAGTAGTCGCGCTGCCGCGTCTCCTGCAAGCTTTTCCACGGGATAAGCCGGGGTGGATGGATTCCGTCGTAGTCCACCCGGACCACCTCCCGGCCATTCTCATCGAGATAGCGAATCTGGTCGTACACCTTCCGGTTACTCGAGAAGGTCAGAAAGACTTGCTCTACCACCGTCCTCGCGAGTTCAATCTCTCTCAGGTTTGTGCCGGCTTTGGCCCGTACCAACTCCCGCACCGCGGGAAGTTGGCTCAGAATGGGGAGGTCGTCTTGGGCCATGTCGAAGACGCGCTTGATCTTGTCAGCATCGTCCACAACACTCCGCTGAAGCTTCTCTACGGATTCTCGCACGAGGTGGTTCGATACTACCTGAATGGCGTAGAGACCAAAGACTGCCAGAGGGATCAGAGCGGCGAAAGCAATCAAAACGCTTAAGAGCGTGAACCGCTCGAATATGGAGCCTCTCATCGTCCCTCTCTCAACAGCCCACAAAGGTCGTCTCGATAAACGCGTGTAGAAGGATATAAAGGATATATAGGAGGGGAAGCATGGAGGCGGCGGGCGGACTCGAACCGCCGAATAAAGGTTTTGCAGACCTCTGCCTTAGCCACTTGGCTACGCCGCCATGAAAGAGGCAGTGATGACGTGATCCAGTAACTGAGTCGGCAGGAAACAATGGGTGGGCACGGCCTTGAGCGACATGCCGATTATATCATGCAACTGCTCGATAACGATTTCGTGGATTTCAAGGTTGGAGCGGGAAACGGGATTCGAACCCGCGACCCTCGCCTTGGCAAGGCGATGCTCTACCACTGAGCTATTCCCGCGCCCGAAAAAAGACTATAGCGTCGGCGGCCCTGACTGTCAAACGAAAATCACCAAACCGGCTAGACCGACAGGAGCTTCAGGACAGCCTCGGGATCGGCCTTCACCGTCACAGGCTGCTGCGACAGACGGATGGCGGCATCGGGTTCTTTCAGACCGTGCCCGGTGAGCACGCACACGATGACCGCATCCTTTGGGAAGCGGTTCGATCGGCAAAACTTGATGAGCCCGGCCACCGAGGCTGCCGAGGCCAACTCGCAGAAGACCCCTTCCGTGTGGGCTAGGAGACGGTAGGCGTCGATAATCTCGCTGTCAGAGACCATATCAATCCGCCCGCCGGACTCGGCCGCAGCAGCCACCGCCCCATGCCGGCTTGCGGGGTTACCGATCCGAATGGCTGTAGCGACGGTCTCGGGCCGCTCGACCACCGTCCCCAAGACGATCGGCGCCGCGCCTTCCGCCTGCCACCCCATCATCTTCGGCAACGAGGTGATCTGTCCGGCCTTAAAATATTCCTGGTACCCCTTCCAGTACGCGGTAATATTGCCCGCGTTGCCGACCGGAATAAAGTGATAGTCGGGGCTCCGGCCCAGCCGTTCGCAAACCTCGAAGGCGCCGCTCTTCTGGCCTTCGATCCTGTATGGGTTGACCGAGTTGACCAGCACGATGGGCTGATCTGCAGCGATCTGCCTCACGATCTGCAGGGCTTCATCGAAGTTGCCCTCGATCTGCAGCACCTGCGCGCCATGGATCATCGCCTGCGCAAGCTTGCCCAGCGCGATCTTCCCCTCCGGGATCAGCACAAAGGCGCGCAGTCCTGCCAGAGCCGCGTATGCCGAGGCGGAGGCCGAGGTGTTCCCGGTCGAGGCGCAGATCACGGCCCTCGCGCCTTCCTCCACCGCCTTGCTGATGGCGAGGGTCATCCCCCTGTCCTTGAAGGAGCCGGTTGGGTTAAGCCCCTCGTACTTCAAATACACCTCCGCCTCGATCCCAAGCATCGCTCGGAGCCGTTCGGCGCGAATGAGCGGTGTATTCCCCTCATTCAGGGTGACGATCGGCGTCCGATCGGTCACGGGGAGAAACGCTCTATATCGGTCGATGATTCCGTTCCAGTTCGTCGTCTTCATCACAGGCTCAATCGGTGGCCCCCTCGACCCTCAGGCACACGGTCTGCCCGCTCACCACATCGAGTTGGTCGATGGCCAGCAGCGACCGTTGCATATCGCCCTCCACCGCCTCATGCGTCATCATGACGATCGGCACAGCGCTCTGCTCCTGGCGTCCTTTTTGGATGACGGATACGATACTGATGTTGTTGCTGCCCAGAATCCCGGTGACCCTCGAGAGGACCCCTGGTTTGTCGACCGCCATGATCCTGAGGTAATAGCAGGAGCGGACAGCCGCCATCTCCTTAACCGCAGCCTCCGCATCGGAGATCGGCGGAGGCGGAACGCCCCTTGCGGTTGGGTCGTGCAGCAGACCTCTGGCGATTTCCGCGATGTCGCTGACGACCGCCGAGGCGGTCGGCATCTGGCCCGCCCCTCGCCCATAGAACATCAGGGAGCCCACCGCGTCGCCGACAACGTAGACAGCATTGTGGACCCCGCCGACCGAGGCCAGCAGGTCATCTTCCGGAATGAGCGCCGGATGCACTCTGGCCTCCAGCTCGCCATTCAGCTGCTTGGCAATCGCCAGCAGCTTAATCCGATATCCCAGCTCGCGGGCGTATTCGATGTCGGAGGCATCGATCTGTCTGATCCCCTCGACGTGGATTCGGTCGAAGGGGACATAGGCCCCGAATGCCAGCGTCGCCAGGATCTGGAGCTTGTGGGCGGAATCGATCCCATCCACGTCGAACGATGGATTGGCCTCAGCATAGCCATGGGCTTGCGCCTCGGCCAGCACCTCGGCGAAGGGCCGCTTGCTGTCCGTCATTGTCGTGAGGATATAATTACAGGTCCCGTTCACAATTCCGATGATTGAGCGGACCCGATCGGCCACCAGCCCCTCTTTCATCGCCCGGATCAGCGGAATGCCGCCACAGACGCTGGCCTCAAACCCGATCGATACGCGATGCGTCGCAGCGGTCCGATACAGTTCGAGCCCGTGAGTAGCCAGGAGCGCCTTATTGGCTGTGACCAGATGCTTGTTCCGGTTGAGTGCATCCCGGCAAAACCTGAGCGCAACATCACAGCCCCCGATCAGCTCGACGATGATGTCGATCGCGGGATCCTCCAACACGGCCGTCGCATCGGTGGTCAGCAGCGTCGGGTCTACCTCTACGTTTCGCCTACGATGGACATCGCTATCGGCGATCCGGCGGATCACAATCTTCCCTCCAAGCCGTTGCTGCAAGAGGGCGCTGTTCTCCTGAATCAGCTTCACAACCCCGGATCCCACTGTCCCGAACCCCAAGATGCCGATCTGTATCGATTTCATCGCGCGCCTCCCGCCTCACGCGCCCATGGATGACGCTAATCCGCTTCGCCAGGCCTTCTCGACCTCTTCAATGGAAAGATCAAGCCCACACGTTGGACCATGAAGTCTCAACCTCGTCCCCCCGACGACTCCAAGAAGCCGTACGGGAACCTGGTGTGCCTCGGCAATCTTTTCCAGCCTCGGCCAGTCAGCCTTTTTGAGGGAAACAACGATCCTGGATTGCGATTCTCCGAAGAGCAAGGCATCGGGGCGAATTGCGTCGCTGAGCCTCACATCGACGCCGATCGGCGCCCCCGCCCCACCCAGGCACGACTCCGCCAGCGCGACGGCCAGCCCCCCATCCGAACAGTCGTGGGCTGAACGAATCATCCCCTGCCGAATCGCTTCGAGGCAGGCGCGTTGAACGTTCCGCTCCCTGACCAAGTCCAACACCGGCGGCTCACCCTGCACCAGGCCGAACCGGACCGAAAGATACTCACTTGCCCCCAGCTCTTCACGCGTTTCTCCCAGGAGCGCTACCAGATCCCCTTCAGTCTTGAACTGCTGAGTTGTGGCGTAAGCGACATCATCCAGGAGACCGACCATCCCGATCATGGGCGTGGGGAATATCGCGTGTCCCGATGTCTCGTTGTACAGGCTCACATTGCCGCCGGTGACGGGAGTCTGCAAGGCTCGACAGGCCTCGCCGATCCCCTTGACCGCCTCGACAAACTGCCACATGATCTCCATACGCTCCGGACTGCCGAAGTTCAGGCAGTTGGTGATGGCGAGCGGCTCACCGCCTGCGCAGACGACGTTCCTGGCCGCCTCGGCTACGGCAATCATGGCTCCCCGATACGGATTCACGGCGCAATAGCGGCCATTGCCGTCGACGGATAGCGCGATGGCGCGTCTGCTTCCGTGTAGTCGCAGAACTACGGCGTCCGATCCGGGCCCGACAATGGTGCCCAGGAACAGCATGTGGTCATATCGCTCCCAGATCCGTTCCTTGCAGCAGAGGTTGGGTGATCGCAGCAATTCTAACAAGACGGCCGCATAGTCG contains the following coding sequences:
- the thrC gene encoding threonine synthase, with translation MKTTNWNGIIDRYRAFLPVTDRTPIVTLNEGNTPLIRAERLRAMLGIEAEVYLKYEGLNPTGSFKDRGMTLAISKAVEEGARAVICASTGNTSASASAYAALAGLRAFVLIPEGKIALGKLAQAMIHGAQVLQIEGNFDEALQIVRQIAADQPIVLVNSVNPYRIEGQKSGAFEVCERLGRSPDYHFIPVGNAGNITAYWKGYQEYFKAGQITSLPKMMGWQAEGAAPIVLGTVVERPETVATAIRIGNPASRHGAVAAAAESGGRIDMVSDSEIIDAYRLLAHTEGVFCELASAASVAGLIKFCRSNRFPKDAVIVCVLTGHGLKEPDAAIRLSQQPVTVKADPEAVLKLLSV
- a CDS encoding homoserine dehydrogenase, with amino-acid sequence MKSIQIGILGFGTVGSGVVKLIQENSALLQQRLGGKIVIRRIADSDVHRRRNVEVDPTLLTTDATAVLEDPAIDIIVELIGGCDVALRFCRDALNRNKHLVTANKALLATHGLELYRTAATHRVSIGFEASVCGGIPLIRAMKEGLVADRVRSIIGIVNGTCNYILTTMTDSKRPFAEVLAEAQAHGYAEANPSFDVDGIDSAHKLQILATLAFGAYVPFDRIHVEGIRQIDASDIEYARELGYRIKLLAIAKQLNGELEARVHPALIPEDDLLASVGGVHNAVYVVGDAVGSLMFYGRGAGQMPTASAVVSDIAEIARGLLHDPTARGVPPPPISDAEAAVKEMAAVRSCYYLRIMAVDKPGVLSRVTGILGSNNISIVSVIQKGRQEQSAVPIVMMTHEAVEGDMQRSLLAIDQLDVVSGQTVCLRVEGATD